The DNA region TATGATCTGAACGGTGCTTCTGCATGTGTGAAACAAAAGTAGAGGCCCATAGCGCATCCCATGCACTATTAGTAAGAGCAAAATCAATCCTCTCCTGAATATTATTCGGCTCTTCCTGTTTGTTGGACCAAGTAAACCTGTACCCTGAAAAATCAACCTCATGTAAATCACAACTGCTACACATTTGAGTCACCCACTGCAAATGGCCATAGTCAGGGGGGTCACCACCTAACTTGTCTGTCGGAGACACCAAATCATTAAAATCACCAATCACTAGACAAGGGCGAGCCGAGCCGCCGAGCAGACCTCTAATCAAATTCCAAGTATCCCTCTTCCTCCGATTATCCGGAAAACCATAAACCCCAATCAACGTCATAGGCAACTGCGTGTCCGGATGCAATATAGTACACATAATATGGTTGAGAGAAGAGTTAATAATCTCCAGCTCCAAATCATGTCGCCACCACATACACAAACCTCCTCCTCTGGATTTGCCATTACCAGCACAACCTACCGGAAAAACATTTGACATTCCCCCAAGGCGACGCCGCCGTTGGGCCTCTGCTGCATATAAACGAGTCTCAGAAACAAACACCACATCGGGAACTTTGGAGTGGATGAGCTTAATCAAAGCCCGCTCTGTCGGTAGGTTCCCAAGCCCCCGACAGTTCCACGACAAGATcctcattgaggtgggcgggaCTGCTTAGCAGTCTCCGCCATCCCCAATCCAGAACTAGAAGAATTTCTCTTCAAAGGGGGTGAGAACCCCGTGCTATGAGGACCAAGCAGTGAAGAGGTGCCACTTGGCCTTTTCCTTGGAGTCACATTCTGATTTGCTCCCTTCCCCTCTCGTATTTTCAATCCTCCACCTGGCGGTCTAGTGTTTTGCTTCCATGCATTCGACTGTTGAGACCAGACATCACTTTCCTTGCTCTTAAACACCAACCCTTTGTTCTTTCCTCTATCATCATCACCCCCACCCTCCTTCTCCCCTCTTTTTTCCCTCAAAGTTATCCTCGGCCTTCCCGCTATCAGCAACGGTTTTGGTATTATTCCCCTCATTAGCTACACCCTCACTGTTTTTCTCTCCCCCTTTCTCACTCTCTTCCTCTTCCCCTACCCCCTCACGCTCATGATTCCCCCCCCCCTCTATTTCCCCCTCTTCCTCATGCCCGTCAATACCCATCACATCCGCCCCATATTCTCTTCTCGCTCCCCCATTCCTTCGTCTAAAACCCTCCCCCTCGGCTCTCATCCATGCACCATACCTGTTTGGTTGGCCATTATCCTCCTGGGCACACTCAAAGATAACATGATCTACTCGTCCACATCGGAAACACATATTAACAAGCTTCTCATATTTAAACGATACTTTCAGCGAAGCCCCGTCTGTCACCGCAACCATATGGCCACGGCGCAGCAGCCTCTCGATGTTCACCCAAACCCTCATACGAAGGCAAACACCATAACGGCGCGCATCATATCTGTCCCAGTCTATGAACCCGTCAAAGGTTCCCCCCAGTAGGCGGGCAGTCTTTTCGGTGCGCATGGTGAAAGGAAGTCCATGCACTTGAACCCAGAATGGAACTCTAGTCAATGGAATTGTAGCTGGGTTAATTGCTATGTCAAACAGATTTAGTGCAACCAAGTGCCTATGGAACAACCATGGTCCTGATTTCAGAACCAAATCCCTATCTTTCTGTGCAGCAAACTGGAACGCAAACAGGTTTGTGCCAACATGGCGTATTTCAATACAGTTCCGTGATTCCCAGAGTTTAAGCATCACACTCCGGAAAACCAAAGGTTCAGCCTTTTGATGCGCAAGAAGTTTGCCCACAAGCCAAACGTGCTGCCCCAAATCAGGATCAACCTCAACAGGTCCGACGTTGAGGACCACCTGTTCGTCGCCGTCGAGATCAAAGTCAGGTATTTCATCATCAAATGCCATTCCGGCCAAGAGAAACAGAAGCATAGATGTGGTGCAAAAATAGCAACTTGAAAATCAACAATATGGAGATAGCCTGCGTGCCGTGGCCTGAGATCCCACACACAGAAGGAGGAAAGCCGTCGGTGGTGACCAGTGGGGTCCTCTTACGATGGCTTGGTGGCGGTGGGTCAAGGTGCTTATGTTTCAACGTCAAACCCTAGCACAGCCGTCATTCCTCGATAGGGTAATTTCTTCATCTTTAGGTTTTGTCTAAAACCTTATTGGTTCAGAAGTAGGTAGTGGGATCAAATTTTGAGCCGAAGATTAATGCTAGATATATTGctgattaaaaataaaattaacttaTTACATGCTTACCCTTCAATAAAATAGTAAATATCAATTGAGCCATGACAAAGTTTCCAAAAGTGAAATTagcatttttattttgaattattttaatcttTGAAAAATCCTTGAAACCCTTGCTAGTGATTGCCAAGTGTCAATACTTGCCATCTTTTAAGGCTTCTTTTATGAGGCCGAACATATGCAAGTAGACAACAAATCAGACTTAATCATGTTAGTTCATGCTATAGGAAAATTCAGCATCTAAAACATGTAAATAAAgttcatattaaaaaaattcatatcctTAAGGTAACTTTTAGTGGTAAAGACCGGAAAGAGTATATACCAATAAAGATAGATGCTTCAATTGTCATAACTCATTCTATTAAGTAACCATAGCGAATTTTCTTCAAAGCCAAGAGAAAGATCTGATGCAGGGAGaagtaataaattaaaaacaacaacaaaattgtGAAAAATATGGGgccaaaaattataaataaatacaaattGAAATTAACATGAAAAAAACTTGTTCGCAGCAGCTAACAATGGAGGGAACTGTTATCTCACTCAATCTAAGACGGTAAGACCCATCATCATAATATCTTTCACAGTTTCAACAATCATACcaaaaacacaatcatcaataaGCGGTCACAAACGATCAAAAGGcgcaaaaaataaacaaaagttAAGAACTCACAGATGAGAGAAGCATAGTTCTGAAAATCACATGGCTGATCCAATCTTCAGTTCCTGCCCAGAAAAATAAAGAATGTCAAGGAAAAAATCAAATACTGATGAACCTTAATTTCCATGAAGGGGGAAGAATCAACTGGTTCTCTTCAGGAACCAAGCATGTAAAGGAGCAAGCTAAGAGAGATTGGAAAAAAAGTGATGCACACAAAAGGGGAAAATGTGTAGCCGCACAAACAAATTCATGATTAAAAGGTGAGGATCGGAATGGTGAAGATTGCCTTTAGATTTCACATTTATATAGTAGAGAAGCACATATTCAAACTTGAATACCTGATGCAAGTAGAATTATTTGGGCAATTGGATTTGTTAAAGGCTTGTGGGTTCCCAATATATTTTCCAAGAAGAATAGAGAAAGCATGCTATGATAGTCTAGAGCCTTAATTAATCTTCTATTTCCAATGCTTTGCCCGTTTGAAacctccaatttttttttaaaaaataaatcaacatGTTCAACAATGGTTATAGTTCAAAGAATGTAGATAATTTTGGAAGTTAGGAAGTTTTATTTTCGTTATCTATCAGGTTTCAATAATGGTCCTGTTACATAAAGGTGAAACAACAATATGAGAAAAGAGAGGAAAAATAGGGAGAAAAGTAATGGAAATTATGGTTAATTGCACATAGAAATTTGACCACCATTAAATCCTCAGTATAATTATATAATGAGATCGAGATAATGGGGGAGAGAAAATACTATGGAGATAGTGGGAGAAGAGGGAGAATGAAGGATAGAGGAATAAATCTGAATATAATAATCCAAATGGGACACGTGGCGAGTTGGGTGCAAAgtgaagaaataaaatattgcaaaatattCAGGAGCTGAGGTTTTTGATAATTGCATATTGGAATGTTActgctttaatatatatatagattgtgCATATATCATAACAAGAAAACAGTAATGCTGAGACTATGCCAAATTGATCTCTAAATTGGGAAAATCGACTGTTAAATTAAATAGAGGTTGATTTAGCGATTGAATTATACTAGTAACTAAAATCTTTGTCACCAAATTTAGCAACCGATTAGCGACTCATTTAACGACCAAATTAGCGATTAAATTAGTAACGGAATTTGTAATACTTTTAACAATTGAAATAGTGATAGAATTAGTGACTGAATTATTGACAGAATTACGGAAGAAATTAGCGACAAATATGGTTACCACATTAGTGAATGAATTAACAACAAATTTGGAATATTTGAAATGATGTGACAGTT from Lotus japonicus ecotype B-129 chromosome 2, LjGifu_v1.2 includes:
- the LOC130736754 gene encoding uncharacterized protein LOC130736754, with protein sequence MRILSWNCRGLGNLPTERALIKLIHSKVPDVVFVSETRLYAAEAQRRRRLGGMSNVFPVGCAGNGKSRGGGLCMWWRHDLELEIINSSLNHIMCTILHPDTQLPMTLIGVYGFPDNRRKRDTWNLIRGLLGGSARPCLVIGDFNDLVSPTDKLGGDPPDYGHLQWVTQMCSSCDLHEVDFSGYRFTWSNKQEEPNNIQERIDFALTNSAWDALWASTFVSHMQKHRSDHSPLLLTCDTYRRRKELARKRMFRFEEMWLREGRECEEVVSENWCQEGATVMEKLALVSGALDGWGKEKFGDLPQKISYQQAILQNLQWQQQTEQVILSMQGAEKELDALLEQEEIWWGQRSRASWLAHGDRNTRQWKEVYR